A stretch of Palaemon carinicauda isolate YSFRI2023 chromosome 36, ASM3689809v2, whole genome shotgun sequence DNA encodes these proteins:
- the LOC137628763 gene encoding aspartic and glutamic acid-rich protein-like, with protein MKEQVYTLRMHPTLSKVLTSSFGMFLLIVGALFGGLNLAHGERVLQERSSLCEDYLLYLNGKLNTFQESWTFKLFSWILPEVPRLENCFGGGFGTNGSQTSLLRRAMNFLPFFGRIKNAFEEAEQCEMTATGLKTQIDQFNEKLKSYWVLPKLLPDLNTEKPFCILENGAVSNLMLAGAAGCLFLGGAIIAMSVMSSKKEEKRAKAQQEEANDIEETCDTYGSEEKTEENSDSLEIVLEDTSSEEEIEFSQTKISEELEGNNEVEIMEASEDNEPEEDNETVEIVIEESSEKDENSDSSESVKEEDILGSSVQNQFSFLPDEMGESVEADEDSEKEEESVQNTEDSEEEGNSDSSESEMEEEFSGLSVHNQFSVLPDEMEESEEEYEESEVEEEESEAEDEESEAEDEESEVDEEESEEEEESVQNTEDSEEEENSDSSESEIEEEFSGISVQNRFSVLPDEMEESEEEDEESEAEDEESEAEDEESEAEDEESEAEDEESEAEDEESEAEDEESEVEEEESEAEDEESEEEEESKQITEDSDDEDELVQNTEDSEEEENSDSSESEMEEEFSGLSVHNRFRVLPDEMEESEEEDEESEVEEEESEAEDEESEVDEEESEEEEESVQNTEDSEEEENSDSSESEIEEDFSGISVQNQFSFLPDEMEDSEEEEDSVSDEESEEEAESEEESKSEEDSDEEEEEESEDEEISEEVDEDTEKEDEEIEGGPCKGKGHHLPKQDRAKGMPRRGFQGRQKPKRQNPGPKKTGKKDTKAKNRKKQHVEKQPKMHIPRNQFQRNRRRV; from the exons ATGAAGGAGCAGGTATATACTTTGAGAATGCATCCCACATTATCAAAAGTGCTTACATccagctttggaatgtttttgttaatcgtcggagcccttttcggaggactcaacctggctcacggagagagagttcttcaggaaCGAAGCTCTCTTTGTGAAGATTACCTGTTATATCTCAacgggaagttgaacactttccaaGAATCTTGGACCTTCAAACTATTCTCGTGGATTCTACCAGAGGTGCCGCGCTTGGAGAACTGCTTTGGAGGAGGATTTGGAACTAATGGCTCGCAGacttcacttctacgaagagcgatGAATTTCCTACCATTTTTTGGAAGGATAAAGAACGCCTTTGAAGAAGCTGAACAATGCGAAATGACCGCAACTGGATTGAAGACTCAAATCGACCAATTCAACGAAAAGCTGAAATCCTATTGGGTACTACCAAAactgcttccggatttgaatacagaaaaacctttctgtaTACTCGAAAATGGAGCGGTTAGTAACCTCATGTTAGCAGGTGCTgcgggttgtcttttccttggaggagcaatcattgcgatgagtgttatgtcttctaagaaagaagaaaaaagagcaAAGGCCCAACAAGAGGAAGCTAACGATATTGAAGAAACCTGTGACACTTATGGatcagaggagaagacagaagaaaactctgactctttggagatcgtattggaagacacgtcaagtgaagaagaaattgaaTTTTCTCAAACAAAAATTAGTGAAGAATTGGAAGGAAATAATGAAGTAGAAATTATGGAAGCATCGGAGgataatgaaccagaagaagaTAATGAAACTGTGGAAATAgtaattgaagaatcttcagaaaaagacgaaaattcggattcttccgagagcgtaaaggaggaggacattttgggctcatccgttcaaaaccaatttagtttcttgcctgacgaaatgggagagtcagtggaagcggatgaagattcagaaaaggaggaagaatcagttcaaaatactgaagattcagaagaggagggaaattcggattcttctgagagcgaaatggaggaagaattttctggCCTTTCCGTCCACAACCAATTTAgtgtcttgcctgacgaaatggaagaatcagaggaagagtatgaagaatcagaggtagaggaagaagaatcagaggcagaggatgaagaatcagag gcagaggatgaagaatcagaggtagacgaagaagaatcagaggaagaggaagaatcagtacaaaatactgaagattcagaagaggaggaaaattcggattcttctgagagtGAAATAgaggaagaattttcgggcatttccgtccaaaaccgatttagtgtcttgcctgacgaaatggaagaatcagaggaagaggatgaagaatcagaggcagaggatgaagaatcagaggcagaggatgaagaatcagaggcagaggatgaagaatcagaggcagaggatgaagaatcagaggcagaggatgaagaatcagaggcagaggatgaagaatcagaggtagaggaagaagaatcagaggcagaggatgaagaatcagaggaagaggaagaatcaaaacaaattactgaagattcagatgatgaggacgaattagtacaaaatactgaagactcagaagaggaggaaaattcggattcttctgagagcgaaatggaggaagaattttctggCCTTTCCGTCCACAACCGATTTCgtgtcttgcctgacgaaatggaagaatcagaggaagaggatgaagaatcagaggtagaggaagaagaatcagaggcagaggatgaagaatcagaggtagacgaagaagaatcagaggaagaggaagaatcagtacaaaatactgaagattcagaagaggaggaaaattcggattcttctgagagtGAAATAGAGGAAGATTTTTCGGGCATTTCCGTACAAAACCAATTTAGTTTcctgcctgacgaaatggaagattcagaggaagaggaagattcagtaagtgatgaggaatcagaggaagaagcAGAATCAGAGGAAGAATCAAAATCAGAAGAAgactcagacgaagaagaagaagaagaatcggagGATGAAGAAATATCCGAGGAagtggatgaagatacagaaaaagaggatgaagaaaTCGAAGGCGGTccctgcaaaggcaaaggtcatcatctgccGAAACAAGATcgtgctaaaggaatgccccgcagaggattccagggtcgtcaaaagcctaaaagacaaaatccaggacctaagaagaccggcaagaaggacacaaaggccaagaaccgaaagaagcaacatgttgaaaaacagcccaagatgcacattcccaggaatcagttccagaggaacagaaggagggtgtaa